The proteins below come from a single Myxocyprinus asiaticus isolate MX2 ecotype Aquarium Trade chromosome 28, UBuf_Myxa_2, whole genome shotgun sequence genomic window:
- the coro2ab gene encoding coronin-2A, protein MSQRHSCVTFRHVIGKAAVKGRCYHGLQITRSVQDNQFCAVNPRYIAVVTECTGGGAFIVISIHHTGRVSPLHPCVCGHSARVLDVKWDPFNDQRIASCSEDCTVKVWQIPPDGLKENLLLPSKDLIAHKCRVSIIEWHPTAKDLLISSAYDYKVLVWRLDTAGVVVEMPVCEINTHSDLVVCLSISADGSVFATVSKDKKIRVIEPRTGRVLQEFGHSSHKACKIVFLWNLNMMLTTGNSSWNKRQFALWDLEDLSEPLIEEDLDGGSGVIFPFYDPDTHMLYLAGKGDGNIRYYEVSAVKPYIHFLAEYHSPFPQRGMGVMPKRGLNFSVCEVFRFYRLLAVRDLLEPVSFYVPRKQSGCFHEDIYPLTAANEAAMSAQEWLMGHNKGPVLMSLRPAARPLEPCTTETLSSLQTNTLTNQDTECPSDIIMDLHDWTEDDTQSLDWSSAHTRSDLNWTKAVFYLPAGPEREVRLKHLSSNDCVRHI, encoded by the exons atgtcGCAGCGGCATTCATGCGTGACATTTCGTCATGTGATCGGGAAGGCAGCGGTTAAGGGGCGGTGCTATCACGGGCTGCAAATCACACGCAGTGTCCAGGACAACCAGTTCTGTGCTGTGAACCCTCGCTACATCGCCGTGGTGACCGAGTGTACAGGGGGTGGGGCCTTCATTGTCATCTCTATTCATCAT ACAGGGCGTGTGAGTCCTCTCCACCCATGTGTGTGTGGTCACAGTGCTCGTGTGTTGGATGTGAAGTGGGACCCATTTAATGACCAGCGCATTGCGTCCTGTTCCGAAGACTGTACG GTGAAAGTGTGGCAGATTCCTCCCGATGGACTGAAAGAGAATCTGTTGTTGCCCAGTAAAGATCTGATTGCTCACAAATGCAGAGTATCAATCATTGAGTGGCATCCAACCGCCAAAGACCTGCTGATAAGCTCTGCCTATGACTACAAA gtgtTGGTGTGGCGTTTAGACACTGCTGGCGTTGTTGTGGAGATGCCGGTGTGTGAGATAAACACACACTCTGATCTGGTGGTGTGTTTGAGCATCAGTGCAGATGGCAGTGTGTTCGCCACAGTCAGCAAAGACAAGAAGATCAGAGTCATCGAGCCGCGCACCGGACGAGTGCTGCAG gagTTTGGCCACTCATCTCATAAAGCATGTAAGATTGTGTTCCTGTGGAATCTCAACATGATGTTGACCACAGGAAACTCATCCTGGAACAAGAGACAGTTTGCTCTGTGGGAcctg gagGATTTGTCTGAGCCGTTAATAGAGGAGGATTTGGATGGAGGGTCAGGGGTCATTTTCCCTTTTTATGACCCTGACACACATATGCTGTATCTGGCTGGAAAG GGTGATGGCAACATTCGTTATTATGAAGTCAGTGCGGTGAAACCGTACATTCACTTCCTCGCCGAATATCACTCTCCTTTCCCTCAGAGAGGAatgg GTGTAATGCCCAAGCGTGGACTGAACTTCAGTGTGTGTGAGGTGTTCAGATTCTACAGGCTGCTGGCCGTCAGAGATCTGCTGGAACCTGTCAGCTTCTATGTGCCACGGAAG CAGTCTGGGTGTTTTCATGAGGATATTTATCCACTGACAGCGGCCAATGAAGCGGCCATGAGCGCACAGGAGTGGCTGATGGGACACAATAAAG GTCCGGTGCTGATGTCTCTGAGACCTGCAGCTCGACCGCTCGAACCCTGCACAACTGAAACACTCAGCAGCCTTCAGACCAACACACTGACCAATCAGGACACAGAATGCCCCTCTGACATCATCATGGACCTGCACGATTGGACAGAAGACGACACCCAGAGCCTGGACTGGAGTTCTGCGCACACACGGTCAGATCTAAACTGGACTAAAGCCGTGTTTTATCTCCCCGCGGGACCAGAGAGAGAGGTCAGACTCAAACATCTCTCATCCAATGACTGTGTCCGACACATCTGA